DNA sequence from the Xenopus tropicalis strain Nigerian chromosome 4, UCB_Xtro_10.0, whole genome shotgun sequence genome:
ACACATCGCTACATACTCCCCCACCCCATCTCCTTGCTGCGCTGATAAGCTGCATACAGGTCAGTCCTGTAGTTAAGTCTGTCATCGGGTGCTAATTTATGCGCTGGCTGATCCACTCCCCTTTATCTGAACATTTGGAACAGGTGTCACCTGGAATCCAGCCATAACTAAAGGGATAAAATAAAGATGTGACCTCCATTCACAGATTATGGGTTCTGTAAGTCCAGGCTTAAATATCTAGTTTAACCCTTACAGTAATGAACAACTGTAATTTACAGGCATTGGGCCTCTCCTTGGCTAGCTAAAATTAAGAGAGAATGTCCTCTTCATATATACGTTTACATGTCCTGCTTTCGATAATCTGACCACTGCTGTGATAAGCATGTGTAAGAAcacatagggttaatatgcccctacggctttaaaccctacaacttccttagttttctgctgttactgggcaaagacccatgtatcagtttatagttatgcacttatgccttattggtttacaggttgactccaccctttgcactccaatatagtgtttagcaaaggggtgggtcttcctttttggctgcctctgtgcCTCAGGTGGAAGGtcaactgagcctgggatcaacagggccccagtaaagccataacttaccctagagtcatcacctactctagtgaagtaagggacagggaccccgtgaacgaggaccaattagatagttactcttgtagagcattttctaggaaagtgagataaaGAGGGAGGGAAGCAAGAACAGCTTTTGGCTCCATCAAGGAAAATAGCTgtaagtacccttccatacaggcaatgtcacctcagcatagggccacggttaagacataggagacagacAGTATCTAAATCCTGATCCAAAGTCGGCTGTAGAACTgtaggactgaggtatctatctcTGAACTGATGTTCAGAGATCACTGCATGTTACTGGGTTGATAATGATCACTGGCTCTTGTCCTATTCCATGGAACTATTTGGTTTAAAGTGAATATGGTCAGTTACATGGCAGGATTGGATCATCTCTCTGATGACATGGAGTTAGTTAGTTAGTGGGTGTCTCTGATTTGAGGGACTCTCGGTACTGTGAAATCTCTGCCCTGTTTTGTAAATCCACCAAAAGACTTCCCTTCTGGGGCAGTGTGGGCTCCAAAAGCAGTGACAATGCAATTGGTACACTTAAAATGGAGAATGACCCTGGTCATTTAATGCAAATCCGGCAGAAAGGGTGTCTAAATGTTTGCCTTAATAAATATCTGTCCATTCTTTTATATTTGGTTGTTGTATAACACTTTTAGTACATTTTTTTCCTCTACTATGTATTTTTCCAGGTCTTTTGCAATTTCAGCTATCTAAAAGCCCTCATAACAACTGACATTTTCCTTTCAATGTGGAGATATGTTTTGCCCTATGTCTGCAATGCTCCCATTactatagtattattattattattgttattattattattattattataatatattcatATGGATTTctgaagtgccaacatattttacaGCATCGTAAAATAAATGGGTTTTTACATTAATTAATTTGCCTCTATTAATTCTGGTTAAACCTTATTCTTTGAATATTTGTAGCATTTGTTACTGTAAACTACAAATACTCACTTTCCTGTGCTTCCCTGTGTGACCTTGCAttttttgtttcttgtttttACCTGGCTTATAGGCCTAACCCTGAGCTTTAGACTAAAATAGCACCTTACCCTGACCCTAGTTTAATATCTTCTCCAACCTTCTAGTAATTTTGAGTAAAGTTATTACGTTTCAGAAAACAGAGCACTGCGTATGCCTTCCTACTTttttgcaggtggaaaggcatttgggaaggcccgtggtagcagagatttaactgcaggtgactaatctccctgtgtgccatggcTCTAACTTCTCTCATCTACAGTATCTCTAGCTGACTCTACTATCAGAGTAGTAGGATGTAGGATGCAGAAATCTCTTAATGCACTGAGAATTTCACCTTAATATCTTTTCCATTTCTCTGACCGATCACTTGGTTGTCTGTACCAATGTGAACCGAGATGGctgagccatttccagcccctaTGGTTGTCTGTACCAATGTGAACCGAGATGGCTGAGCCATTTCCAGCCCTTATTCACAATGTCTGTCCCCACAAGCACAATCAATGCCAGTTAGGCAACAATCACAATGTGTTGCCTTACCTTTAACtatgtttataaaatgtatgttAAAAAATAACCCCCCCTTCTCTTTAGTAaacttatataaatacatttacaaagttATGCATAGAGATGTGGCTGTTTctttccaataaggggtaattctttAGTAGATGTTACAGCAGACTATATTTAACTGTCTGCAGTCTTCAAGCTAGTTCCACATATCATATGAAACTATATGCTACATTTAAAGGTAATCAACTTTTCCACTCACCTTCAAGGCCATTAATATTGAAGCCCCTTCCTATATTTCAGTTCTGTTTCAAAATGCAACCTACATCCTGCTTCTGACCTTCACTTCTCTTCTCTTTAATTCATTGCACTTCCAACTACAAGACTTCTATTGAGCTTCTGTCTGTCTTTGAAGCTCCCTGCCTTGACCTATCAGACTCTTCCCTTCCTTACAAAACTTTAAATGTTCCCTAAAGAGCCAGCTGTATAGAGAAGTATATTCAGTGTCCCCTGATTAATAAGAAATCACCTTATCATAAAGAATCATCAATGATTTTCCTTATCTTTATGTTTCAGATGTTCCCTAACCCTCTTAGCAGGACCCTCGGCTCCTATTTTTATTGTGTAACCCTGTAAGGCTTCTCTTTGTTATCAATAAATGTAAAGTGCTATATAACATGCTGATACTatgtgaataaataaatgaaatatgaatatgaatcattcatattatatgaataaatataaataaatagctaACTTTATAAGCACCTCCCTCAGCTTAGTAAAACAATAGAAAAGAGGCCAAAATAGAGGTCAGGACCTTCTGTGCAGGTCAGAATATTTGCATAGTGAGAAATCAAAAATCTCATTAGAGACCCATCAAAACTTCACCACCACTCCATTGAGGTTTCCTAAATAGGAAGACATGAATTCATATGTAAAACTTAACTTTTTGAGGAAAAATAGCAAATGGAAGAGATGAAAAATATCatgcctggatttgtggcaaggccacaaatgCCCAGGCCTAGGGAGGTAGGACTCTAGGGGCAGCATGCCAACTAGCTGTATCTAAATTGGGTCCGAAGCACTGGAGAAGTGCACAAGACCTGATAGTATTTAATGCCTCTGTGCTCCGGACCCGACAATGGAAGCGTGTGCATGGCTGTGTGTGCATAAACAGGAGGGGGCAGGTGTGACGCAAAGATACGGGGGCCTGATTACATTTGAACTTGACAACTGGAGCTAAGCTGAAAGCAAGGAGCATAAATGTTTCCCCATGCACAAAAAAGTAGCCTACTTATAATGCCTGGTGTTGTGAAGTATCAAAACGATTGAATTAATGTAatgcctttaattacattacaCTTTTGGTGGCTATACATATAACATTACTCCTAGGACCAAACTCTAAGAAAGGAAAATGTATGTGAAGCAGTCgttgtggccagtattaaaggccCAAAATGATATATCAGACTAACATCTTTCCATTGACCCATCACCCTGCCTTATTGAGTACTGTGAAAACCTCAACAAATTACTATAAATGTAAATGTCCCATTATGAACACAAGTTTGTGACACATGCCTAACTCAAAAGTAAAATAGCGCCTGATGTGCGTTTCACAGGGCATATAAGCTTTGTCATTCCATGGACATAACGACCACTTACTTTTCTTAAAACAACCAGCAGGGTAAGGTCCTCATAACACTTGTCGGCTGAGTAGCATAAGTCTATTTAAAATAAATCGCACTTGTGAGTAAATACATATATTCACCTTTTTTGGAAAGGTAAGTAAGGTTTAGTGTCACCTCTCCTAATAGCCAATGTAAGTCCTCCAATGGATACATCTGCCACTGtgaaattccaaaaaaaaaaaagtctgcttaCTGgaggcaatttttttatttctctttattagATTTTGGGAATTGTCTATGCTTGACATATGTTTAAGATTAGAGCATATATATCACTCCCtttatttttatgtgaaaaacTGAGAAATCTGGTATTTCTTACTAAATATATCCCTAATATCCTGTACATTATAAATGAGTTTGCAAGTTTTATATCTTCCACAGGTAAAAGTGTCAGTTTGCACTATGCTTTGTGTTTTTTGGGTGATTGATGACATATTCTCTGCTTTGGGCCGACTGTATATATACCTGGAAATGTGTTATCTCATTTAAATAGGCTAACTCTATTTAGTAGTCTTATATTATGAGAACCTTtccctattgttttttttaattgaggtcattaatttttaaattattccgTCACCTGATAAAGTTTGGGATACCAAGCAAATTGGCATCAGGTGCTACTTTAGTTATCGATACTTTAGGTATCGTGTCAAGAACTTTTAATCATGATAGGGTCGTAATGATTATAGGACATTTTGAAGGTTTTCAGAATAGACAATCAGGTAGGAGTTATTAAATACTTTTGATAGTTATGTTTCTATGTTTTTTGGAACAAATTTCATAACGCCAGCCTTATAAGTAGGCTACTGTGTGGGTGGGAAAACATATCTGCTCCTTATGAAGCTCTAATTTTTAagtttaataataatttatgttAATATTGTGTTTTCTATTTTTCCTTTTGGTTTAATTAGTTAAACTTTACCCTGTTTATTCCCCACTTTGCAGCATTGAGATCGCAAACAATTGATTCTCTTGATGTAATTACATACATTCGCCATAATGGAATCAACTGCACATGCATTTTGGAAGTCTGCCATCATTTCCAGTGTCCGCTGGCATCAGTTCAGGTGTTCGGCATGCAAGTAAAGGGcgtgccctattcttttggtgcagctGAACTATGGTGATTGACACAGGGCTTGGTCCAggggtgacagtagctccagggttccccagcatcaattGGCACAGCAGTGCccgatttggaacagaaggcaggaaagaATAAGCGTCACTGAGTGCAACTATTTGCATAAGTGTAAGGAGCACAtgttgacgcaagtacctttaaaggatatgtaaagcctacatttgcctacaatgtatatcagttatgCACATCTCCTCCatccaaatggcataatttgtactgcatatattccctctgtttgccagcaccatcacattatTCTTAAGCaagtagcagctttcacccatttttcctctgatacataatcagatacatttaaatctgccaacagcatacacacacacagacccttattcagcatacatttcatcaagaatacaggctcacacaggcagaactgtctttgataaaagttctgctttgtttgagctgagctcagaagaGAAGGTTAGGTGAAAGAAATTGAATCAGACAGCTACatctgagtttctatgggaaccagcaatgccatctcttcactggctgctagactgtaatctgagcttagaacaactgagcatgcccacaagccagaagtcaaagcaaattcttgATGGGGAACCtgagtgggtttcaggaggagaaggaaatctaagtgattaaggggatgttgcagccttactattaacccctggacaaccagtgtggcaggtattgaaaaatTTCAAACAGGCTGTTCACTAAATTTTTGTTTGCAGGGTTTATGTGTCCTTTAATAAAAGCGGTGTTATGCACAACTGACTACAGGAACCACAACTGCACTAGTGGGCAAAAATGGGCTCTTACTAGCCAGGAAACATGAATTGGGAGCAAATTGTCGCTAATGTGATTATAGATGTATGtgctattatataaatacatgatgatggtgataaaatttaaaaattcaaaCTGAAACACATTTGAGATATTTGTTTGTCGTGATTTTCTCAAATCACTGTGATCTCGAATTTTAGTAAACTGGCCACTTTGATCTTTACTGATGACTGTTCACCCGTCATCTTGATACACCATTTAAATAATACAGGCTGTTAAAATACAGTAGTATAGTCATATTGGATGAAACACAAGAACATTTAATTCACGTAGAATGGCTGACACAAGATTTTCCTATCTACTACAAGATTATAATGCAAATTACTATTTTGTATAAGTTAAGTGCACATATGTGCAATATTAAATATATCCCAAAGACAATGCTGCCTGTCTGTACAATCTGTATCAGAGCAATTCAGTTAGTAAAGTGAATAcgaaaaaatataattatcagtCTACTATTTTCCAGTGTATGGCTGATGGCACAAGTACCAACAACGCTGTCTTTTCTATCTCTATAGTAAGACCGATTTTCAGTTCAAACGATTAGGTATTGTTTCAACCTGAATTCATGTTGGACCATTGCTGGTGATGTTCACAGGTATTAGCAATGTTGCACAGTTTTTGTATATTCCTTCTGGTAACACTGCATGCATACTGAGTAGCAGAGTGGTGCTTTATCACCATAGTTTCCATAAAGATGTCAGCTACTGTATGTTTAGAGACGTATTTAGTTTAGTCCAAGTGTCGCACTTGATCATCATTATTCAAATTAATTATGAGAAATCCAGAATCCAGTTGTACGGCCATATTTCAGTTGTAGCAGCAGCTCAGGATATTCAGTGGACTGTTGACTTAACAGCAGCTGGACAGTTCAAGAGTTAGCATGTTTGGTTTTAGCCTCACAAAAAAACAGCCAGTGTTTTCGGTACCCTTGCATTCTGTTTGCTTGCAGCGCCAATGAAAATGTTACTGTGGAAGTTAAGTGTACACAATGTTTTAGCTTTCATGTCCTTAGAAGAATCATTGGCAGGAAACAGTctgctattattttaataaagtgTGGCATAATCGAAAAAAGTGCCAAACACCAAGATACCAGAGTTTCCGTAATATCTGTTCTAGCACTAAGGTTGGCTCTTCAGGATGTGAAATAAGAGTTTTGCATAGAGTAAAGGCGATCAATTGGGTTTCCAACTCTGCCCTGGATAGATCCTAATTCTGGTCCTGGTAGAAGGCACTCACTCAGGTTGTTAAGGGAAGCATCATCACTGTCAATATCGTGAAAAAGGGACTCACCACCTTTGAAAAGGAAACAGAAAATCACAATTCTTAAATGCCATACAATCAGAAATTCAACTCTGCTGCTAGTTATTGGGACATATCAAGTCAGTTTTATCTAACATCACCCGTGTAGGCtggattttattaaaataatgatgtcatagcAGGAAGCCATAAAAATACCTTTAGGCTGCAGGCCTCCAATTGGACAGCCCTGCGGTGAGTATAGGGTCTAACATGCATTTCAAATGAACATAAGGACATAAAAAATAAGGGTATTGTTCTAAAAGTATTCATTTATATCCTATAATACTTAGGGCAATGGACACATGAAGGACATGTACAGTTGCCCAATATCTGCAATAGGAACAGAAAGTGAAGACTGTTTGATTGTAGATTGTAGATGTTGGGAGCTAATGCAAAATTGTGCAAGGCAACAATGTACAACTCAACTACAACTAAATCAGGGTATCGGTAGGTAGTGATTTTATGTAGAATACATAACAAAGTTTGGTTTTCAGTGGGTTAACCCACTGATGATGCTTCCCTTTATTTTGGTGTTTACCTGAAGGTTGAAAACATTCTCTAAACAGTATTTGAGCCCAACATTTGTCAATAATAAATTGTTCTCATGAAATAGTACAAAACATTTATAAACCCCTGTAGGTTTGTATATACTGGACTGTGATTCTCAAAGAACTACAATACTATACCATAGGGGTGCATGTGGTCTCCAGGCATCTGTGGGGGAGTAAGACCTTGCTGAAATGGGTCAGCACTGTAAATATTCTGCTCTAAGGAAAGAAGTTGCTGCTGTGGCAGGGTAGTGAAAACATTCATGATTCCTTCAACGCTGGAGCTGCTTGAATTATGTGTTTGAGCTGTAAAACAATAACATGAGAATTTAAATATACACCAGTGACAATAATCAATGTTAATTGTGTTTTTTGCATTATGGGTATATTTTGTTCTGCATGTATTAGAGGCAGCCAGTGTAGGGTTGCAGAAAAAGAATTTTTAAAGCCTCACCATCAACTCCTATATCctcaaagggaaagtaaaagtgCAGTGATTTGTTTGGGAAGCAGTACTGATTAAAGTAGAGAAAGACAGAACATTGCTTGTTTCAATATAAAAGTTTTAGTTCAAGGGGAGTAACAACAAAACCAGCAGGCCCTGCAGGAGTGTTAGGTGCATTGTAGCCCACTGGCAGTCCTGATTGCTGAGCCATTTCAGTATATTACTAGCACACTAAGTTCTGGCTATTTTACCCATCAGTCCGAATGTTATCTTTCTGGGAAATTATATATCCCTATGCTTTATGTAGTAGAGCATCCagagttgtgtaaaataaagaaaCCTTAATGATGTTAGCATTATTAATGGCATACGTATAAAGTGTAATACTCTTTTCTTCCCTAGTGACTCTATTTCATCCAGTTAATACTGCTGAGAAATGAAACACTTACCTGAGGGAATGCGGCTTGGGTTCTGCTGatcttgctgctgctgctgttgctgctgtcTCCTTGCCAGCTTTTTCATCTGTTATAAATAAAGCACTAGATTGGGTTTCTTGTAAACTGACAGTATGTACTGTTTTACAGTAAGTTGTTCAGGCAGGCTATAAGTCTGTTACCCAATTCTTGTTACTTATCTTCACTGCGCCTTTGTCTATGTATTGTTAAACTAAACCTCAGATAACAGCTCTAAATCTGCACTGTGGTAGTATGAAAAGCAGCAAATAGAACAATATTAAgaacagaattattttttttcattaaattgtaTCTGGCCCATACTGAATCCATGTTATCTGCACTCTGCTAGAGGGTTGTCTTCCCCAACCCAGTGTCAGGTAATTGATAGTCATGGGctaaataatttggcaggcatggatttgcagcaaagctCTGTGTTTCGCcagtggcggattgtttcacCAAACGGGCAGCAAAATGCGCCGCATGGCGAAAAATTATTGACcacagcgaaaaaaaaaaaaattcactgtttcgcaaatttttagctgCTTTGAGAAACTTTTGAAAgaatcgcaaatttttcggtgaagcgaaatgtgagagatttgctcatcactagtaatggaTGTTTACCTTCAtgcaaaacaattttataaaTAGTTTCAGACTACTAAGGCCAAACAgtgctgtatatacaggtatagggcccgttatccagaatgctcgggaccaagggtattctggataaggggtctttccgtaatttggatctccataccttaagtctgctaaaaaatcaataaaacattaattaaccccaataggattgttttgcatccaataaggattatttatatcttagttgggatcgattacaaggtactgttttattactacagagaaaaaggcaatcagttttaaaattatgaattatttgattaaaatggagtctatgggagacggataaggggtccgataccgaTACTTGATTTATCTGTGAATTCCTCAAAATTTTTTGCAGCTTCAACCAACACGCTCAAGCCATGAGCAGTTTGCTCTGTACTACTGACAAAAAAGCTTGATTGCTTTGCActcaacagaaaaaaatgttaggttAGGAAAGCTCTCTAATAAACCATTTCTATattaaaaacagtgaaaaatgatAGTTGAGTGCATGATAATATAAATGGCAGGAAAGGAAAATTCCATTGCCTACTATAAATGTGATGTACACTGAAGAATAACAAACTGACTggatttgtttgtaaatgtaatcttttcgatttttatttttaccaaagtttTACAAACTCAGATTCATGTTTTGCACTGAATATTTACATTCCAGACACCACCAATGTTTGACATTTCTTACCTTGGCTCTTTGATTTTGGAACCAGACTTGTACCACACGAACACTGAGGCCAGTTTCAGCTGCCAGGGTCTCTCTCACCTTTACAAAGAAACACATGCATTATTTGTGTATCTTTAGTGCCCTCTTTTTACTGTGGAAAATACATATACCAACCCCCTAGGAGACTAAGTTTCTTGGGAACTTGGGTAGCAACATAACTGATTGATCAGAATACAACACCAGTCACCTAGTAATGACTGCAATGTTGAGGCTACTATTAATCACCACAAGATAGATTGTAAACTATGGGTAGATCTTGAACTGGTGACCAGTAGATCACTGCATTCAACATACAACTCCATTACCCTACTCTTTTGGATGCTTTCTACACATTGCTTGAATTATTATGACTTGAGAAATGGGTGGTGTTCAGTTGAATGCAAAATGTATCTTTCCTTCAGTGTAATGTTATAGAAGTGTAGACCCCACTTGGGTAAAGTATGGGCACCCCTATGTTAGTGGTACCATCAGTCTGAAGAAGAGTATATTCAATAGATAGCTACTGAACAACAACAGATATTCCTGTCAAAATCATACCTTCCTGCAAGGTTTGGAGGAGACCTCAAAGGAAGCCTTAAATGCCCTGCGCTGCTGTGTTGTTAAGATAGTTCTTGGCCTCTTGGGACGTTTTTGATCTTTTCCATCCTCTGGACCCTTGCTGTCATCAAATTTCCCAGCATCATCTTCATCTTCACTTTTACCTAACAGCAGGAAATGATTGTGgaaatttttgttattattaatattacaaCATACATGGGAAAAAAAGCCTGATATTCATATGtctttatatttttgcaaagatattgttagtatttttttaaaccagaGCTCTTATTCAATACACAGCATGGTTGCTTGGTCAGTAGctcttctgccttgcagtgctggggtcctgacttcaatcccagccagggcactatctacaaggagtttgtattttctccccatgtctgtgtgggttacCTTTGAGTTCtcaggtttcctcccacactccaaaaacatacaggcaggttaattggcttctgactaaactgaccatagtgtgtgtgaatgtgatagggaccttagattgtaagttcctttGGGGCAGGTACTAacgtgaatgatgaataatctctgtaaagctctgtggAAACATGTCAGTGCaatataaataactggaaataaaatgtatagatTAAATTGACAAGTAACTCATATAGTTTAACAAAGGAGAATGATGGAACCATAGTTCATCAAAATGGGAAGTGTCCGTTTTGAAAAATATTAATCTCCATTGCATTACATGGATTCTCAATGGTTAGCACCTCTGCCATGTTGCACTG
Encoded proteins:
- the lmx1a gene encoding LIM homeobox transcription factor 1-alpha, whose protein sequence is MLDGLKMEENIQNVIETSAALSSLFGRGMEQKWVCEGCERVICDRFLLRISDSLWHEQCAQCCTCKEPLESSCFYRDKKLYCRNDYEKLFAVKCGTCLDTITPSEFVMRAQKNVYHLGCFCCCVCDRQLQKGDEFVLKDGQLLCKSDYERERDLLSLVSPAASDSGKSEDEDDAGKFDDSKGPEDGKDQKRPKRPRTILTTQQRRAFKASFEVSSKPCRKVRETLAAETGLSVRVVQVWFQNQRAKMKKLARRQQQQQQQQDQQNPSRIPSAQTHNSSSSSVEGIMNVFTTLPQQQLLSLEQNIYSADPFQQGLTPPQMPGDHMHPYGGESLFHDIDSDDASLNNLSECLLPGPELGSIQGRVGNPIDRLYSMQNSYFTS